The Mesobacillus jeotgali genome window below encodes:
- a CDS encoding carbohydrate ABC transporter permease: MSEVSTQPAATTLSAPQKTKKSYLNKIGFGFLYLILGLFAVIQIYPLVWLLFFSLKTNQEVFGMSPFSLPQDPQWGNYTKAWTSGNIGVYFFNSVWITVLSVALTIILASFVTFAVTRMSWKLSGLVLGLFLVAYMIPLHSTIIPLFNMYNNANLIDSPVSIVLSYTAFNLPLTIMILLGFYRTFPREIEEAAVMDGCSVHRIFFQITLPMTVPVLSTTAIINMIYNWNEFVFVNTFISSDNWKTLTVGINNFVGQYLTDWGAIGATLVISIVPILLAFLFLSDKIVEGMAAGSVKG, from the coding sequence ATGAGCGAGGTTAGCACACAACCAGCAGCAACGACCCTTTCCGCACCCCAAAAAACAAAGAAATCTTACTTGAACAAAATCGGATTTGGATTTCTTTATCTAATATTAGGGTTATTTGCTGTCATTCAAATTTACCCATTGGTATGGCTATTATTCTTTTCATTGAAAACCAATCAAGAAGTATTCGGGATGTCACCTTTCTCCCTGCCTCAGGACCCGCAATGGGGCAACTATACAAAGGCCTGGACGTCAGGCAATATCGGGGTCTACTTCTTCAACAGCGTATGGATCACCGTTTTATCCGTTGCCCTTACAATCATCCTGGCCAGCTTCGTGACATTTGCCGTGACACGAATGAGCTGGAAGCTTAGCGGCCTTGTTCTTGGCTTATTCCTGGTCGCTTATATGATTCCATTGCATTCGACGATCATCCCTTTGTTTAATATGTACAACAACGCTAACTTAATTGATAGCCCTGTATCGATTGTCTTATCGTATACAGCATTCAATCTGCCTTTGACGATAATGATCTTGCTCGGATTTTATAGAACCTTCCCGCGGGAGATTGAAGAAGCTGCGGTCATGGATGGATGCTCCGTCCACAGGATTTTCTTCCAGATCACCCTGCCGATGACCGTGCCGGTTCTATCGACAACCGCCATCATCAATATGATCTACAACTGGAATGAGTTCGTATTTGTGAACACCTTCATCAGTTCAGACAATTGGAAGACGCTGACGGTTGGGATCAATAACTTCGTAGGACAGTATTTAACAGATTGGGGAGCAATCGGAGCAACTCTAGTAATCAGTATTGTACCAATTCTTTTAGCTTTCTTGTTCTTAAGTGACAAGATTGTTGAGGGTATGGCCGCTGGGTCCGTTAAGGGTTGA
- a CDS encoding HAMP domain-containing protein yields MLKQLKKWNTLRNQILIIFLLVMVIVLLIVSLLTLGQVSALLTNNAEKQIQQVAIEANGRIESLYEQINMNSKLVITDEQVQRVLTNVHDGKPVSFGDRQQLMGHINRIIGNTDGIFSFQLFSAKKQRVLPLDEDRLINRVGQKWIEEANQAKGRIVWIGEDPNDKNYFLAIRRVNLMERQYRSGGYLLISINRNHFRFANEKYDNDQYSILLDQHQKPIIQNYPGDMRSIIESTENEVQLNERDYIVTKQSSDLTGWTVFILTPVNKLTEGMSWIRDGIILSGVVGFIIFSISSFFLSTIITRPILKLTQTMQRAGDGSLTMNPEVYSVNEINELNSTYNQLVKETNHLMQMVYQKEILRNRSEL; encoded by the coding sequence GTGCTGAAACAACTAAAAAAATGGAATACATTACGAAACCAAATCTTAATTATCTTTTTACTAGTTATGGTCATTGTTTTACTGATTGTCAGCCTTCTTACATTAGGACAAGTTTCAGCATTGCTGACAAATAACGCTGAAAAGCAAATACAACAGGTAGCGATTGAAGCCAATGGACGAATCGAATCTCTCTACGAGCAGATCAATATGAATTCAAAACTTGTTATAACCGATGAACAAGTTCAAAGAGTCTTAACGAATGTCCATGATGGAAAACCTGTATCCTTCGGTGACCGGCAGCAATTAATGGGGCATATCAACAGAATTATCGGGAATACCGATGGAATTTTTTCCTTTCAGCTCTTTTCTGCAAAGAAGCAGCGTGTCCTACCTCTTGATGAAGATAGATTGATCAATCGAGTCGGCCAAAAGTGGATTGAGGAAGCAAATCAGGCAAAAGGGCGAATCGTTTGGATTGGTGAAGATCCAAATGATAAAAATTATTTCCTGGCCATCCGAAGAGTCAACTTAATGGAAAGGCAATATAGAAGTGGCGGTTATCTTTTAATCAGCATAAATCGAAATCATTTTCGCTTTGCGAATGAAAAGTATGATAACGACCAATACTCGATTCTTTTGGATCAGCATCAAAAGCCGATCATCCAAAATTATCCTGGCGATATGAGGAGTATCATTGAAAGCACTGAAAACGAAGTGCAGCTAAATGAGCGGGACTATATCGTCACAAAGCAATCATCCGACCTTACAGGCTGGACCGTCTTCATTTTAACCCCTGTAAACAAATTGACCGAAGGAATGTCTTGGATCAGGGACGGCATCATCTTATCTGGAGTTGTCGGCTTCATCATATTTTCCATCAGTTCCTTTTTTCTTTCAACCATCATCACAAGGCCAATATTAAAATTGACACAAACGATGCAGCGGGCCGGAGATGGTTCATTAACAATGAATCCGGAAGTTTATTCAGTAAATGAAATCAACGAATTAAATAGTACCTATAATCAGCTGGTGAAAGAAACCAATCATTTAATGCAAATGGTTTATCAAAAAGAGATTTTACGTAATCGAAGTGAATTGTAA
- a CDS encoding extracellular solute-binding protein, whose amino-acid sequence MKKKAFSSVMTLALAGGLILGGCSSSTGSNGESSSGDKTVVKMMHLWPEGSSNAQYTIVDDIITAYEKENPDVDIQTEILGNEQYKEKVKVLSASNELPDVGITWAAGYMKPFVDGKMFAPLDDIAKEDNFVAGTLDAFSVDEKPYAVPLELNITPVYYNKEIFEKYNLEAPKTYDEFLNVVETLVDNGVTPITLGNKDRWTGSMWYMYLADRIGGPEALNSAINRSGSFEDPALVQAAEEIEKLVKMDAFVKGYNGLSNDEAKGYFMNEQAAMYMMATWELPNYTTTPDVSQEFKDKVGYFKFPTYEGGKGDIDSYVGGPGVGLFVSEQSKVKDEAKEFVSYLVEEWGKRSVVDAGVIPATVVDTSNGELHPMYIDILNDLGNATNLTLYADVQMSAGVADVHLNQIQALFGGQTTPEEFAKTQEEALAAEK is encoded by the coding sequence ATGAAAAAGAAAGCGTTTTCCTCGGTAATGACCTTGGCATTAGCCGGCGGATTGATTCTTGGAGGCTGTTCCTCATCTACTGGTTCTAATGGCGAATCGTCCAGCGGGGACAAAACTGTCGTGAAGATGATGCATTTATGGCCAGAAGGCAGTTCAAATGCACAGTACACAATCGTTGATGATATTATCACTGCTTATGAAAAAGAAAACCCGGATGTAGATATCCAGACTGAAATTCTAGGCAATGAGCAGTACAAAGAGAAAGTAAAAGTACTATCCGCTTCAAATGAACTGCCTGACGTAGGGATCACCTGGGCAGCAGGATATATGAAGCCTTTCGTTGATGGAAAAATGTTTGCTCCATTAGATGATATTGCTAAAGAAGACAATTTCGTTGCTGGTACGCTGGATGCTTTCTCAGTTGACGAAAAGCCATACGCTGTACCTCTTGAATTAAACATCACCCCAGTTTATTACAACAAAGAAATTTTTGAGAAGTATAACCTGGAAGCTCCAAAGACATATGACGAATTCCTTAACGTCGTAGAAACACTTGTTGATAACGGAGTGACTCCGATTACTTTAGGAAACAAAGACCGCTGGACTGGATCCATGTGGTATATGTACCTTGCTGACCGTATCGGCGGCCCTGAGGCGTTAAATAGTGCCATCAACCGTTCTGGAAGCTTTGAAGATCCAGCACTTGTACAGGCAGCTGAAGAAATTGAAAAGCTGGTTAAGATGGACGCATTCGTTAAAGGCTATAACGGCCTTTCCAACGATGAAGCAAAAGGTTACTTCATGAATGAACAGGCTGCTATGTACATGATGGCAACATGGGAGCTTCCAAACTATACAACAACTCCTGATGTCTCCCAGGAATTCAAGGACAAAGTTGGTTACTTCAAGTTCCCTACCTATGAAGGCGGAAAAGGCGATATTGACAGCTATGTAGGTGGACCTGGTGTTGGTCTGTTCGTATCGGAACAATCAAAGGTGAAAGACGAAGCGAAAGAATTTGTCTCTTACCTGGTTGAAGAATGGGGCAAGCGTTCCGTTGTTGACGCTGGAGTCATTCCGGCTACAGTCGTTGATACATCCAATGGCGAGCTTCACCCAATGTACATTGACATCCTGAATGACTTAGGAAACGCAACGAACCTGACTCTATATGCAGATGTTCAGATGTCTGCCGGCGTAGCAGATGTTCACTTGAACCAGATCCAGGCATTATTCGGCGGACAAACAACTCCTGAAGAGTTTGCAAAAACGCAAGAAGAAGCACTTGCTGCTGAGAAATAA
- a CDS encoding endo-1,4-beta-xylanase — protein MLKVLRKPFLTGLALALFLPAGLSNVAAAEPISALDVEVELDERYADSFDIGAAVEPYMFEGKDADVLKRHFNSIVAENVMKPINIQPEEGKFTFEEADKIVKFAKENDMELRFHTLIWHSQVPEWFFLDEEGNKMVDETDPKQREKNKKLLLKRLETHVKTIVKRYKNDVSSWDVVNEVIDEYAPNDKGLRESPWYQITGTDYIKVAFETANRFAAKDAKLYINDYNTEVEPKRTHLYNLVKELVEEGVPIDGVGHQAHIQIGWPSLQEIEDSINLFAGLGLDNQITELDVSLYGWPPRPAYPTYDEIPESEFERQAVRYDQLFELYEELGDKISSVTFWGVADNHTWLNDRAEQYNDGVGVDAPFVFDNKYNAKPAYWAIID, from the coding sequence ATGTTAAAAGTATTGCGTAAACCATTTCTTACTGGATTGGCTTTGGCCCTATTTTTACCTGCCGGATTATCCAATGTTGCAGCAGCTGAACCGATTAGTGCATTAGATGTCGAAGTAGAACTTGATGAAAGGTATGCTGATTCATTCGATATTGGTGCAGCTGTCGAGCCTTACATGTTTGAAGGGAAAGATGCTGACGTTCTTAAGCGCCATTTTAACAGCATTGTTGCTGAGAATGTCATGAAACCGATCAATATCCAGCCTGAAGAAGGGAAGTTCACCTTCGAGGAAGCGGATAAAATCGTTAAGTTTGCAAAAGAGAATGATATGGAGCTGCGTTTCCATACGCTGATTTGGCACAGTCAAGTCCCAGAGTGGTTTTTCTTAGATGAAGAAGGAAACAAGATGGTCGATGAAACCGATCCAAAGCAGCGTGAAAAGAACAAAAAGCTGTTGCTTAAACGATTGGAAACTCATGTTAAAACGATCGTCAAGCGCTATAAAAATGATGTTAGCTCCTGGGATGTAGTCAATGAAGTAATTGATGAGTATGCGCCCAACGATAAGGGTTTACGTGAATCCCCATGGTATCAAATCACGGGTACAGATTATATCAAGGTTGCTTTCGAAACCGCGAATCGATTTGCGGCAAAGGACGCTAAGCTTTACATCAATGACTACAATACTGAGGTAGAACCAAAGAGAACCCACTTGTACAACCTGGTGAAGGAATTGGTTGAGGAAGGTGTTCCAATTGATGGAGTTGGACATCAGGCACATATCCAGATCGGCTGGCCATCTCTTCAGGAAATAGAGGATTCTATTAATCTGTTTGCCGGACTCGGTCTTGATAATCAAATTACGGAACTGGATGTTAGTCTTTATGGCTGGCCGCCAAGACCTGCTTACCCAACTTATGACGAAATCCCGGAAAGTGAATTCGAGCGCCAGGCAGTCCGCTATGACCAGCTGTTCGAATTATATGAAGAGCTGGGAGATAAGATCAGCAGTGTGACATTCTGGGGTGTGGCAGATAACCATACTTGGTTGAACGACCGCGCAGAACAGTACAATGACGGTGTTGGAGTAGATGCGCCATTTGTCTTTGATAATAAATACAATGCAAAGCCGGCTTATTGGGCGATTATTGACTAG
- a CDS encoding ATP-binding protein, with protein MRFGDRLQWNVSVPAKYEHVRIPKLIIQPLVENAILHGAGNKAGNSQISVTVEPVTNKDEERIRISVKDDGSGMDPVRLSKIIQSMESGGTTSANGKGMAISNVYKRLKLYYQGISHPDLLIESELDQGTLITFELPVRGGD; from the coding sequence ATGCGTTTTGGTGACAGGTTACAGTGGAATGTCTCTGTGCCTGCAAAATATGAACATGTCAGGATTCCGAAGCTGATCATACAGCCATTGGTGGAAAATGCAATCCTCCATGGAGCTGGAAACAAAGCCGGAAACAGCCAGATATCGGTCACAGTTGAGCCAGTAACAAATAAGGATGAAGAAAGAATCCGTATTTCTGTAAAAGATGATGGATCCGGGATGGATCCAGTGAGGCTTTCAAAGATCATCCAATCGATGGAATCTGGAGGTACAACTTCTGCGAACGGCAAAGGAATGGCCATTTCAAATGTCTATAAGCGTTTAAAATTATACTATCAAGGCATTTCACATCCAGACCTTTTGATTGAGAGTGAGTTAGACCAGGGAACTTTGATTACATTCGAACTACCGGTTAGGGGAGGCGATTAA
- a CDS encoding response regulator: MVTKNILIVDDEPRTRQGLQRTLENWNNGDYAILTAESGEDVLRIVEEKKIHILLSDIRMPEMTGLQLLKTLKEKGMAPVVIVISAYSEFEYAQQALKLGVVNYLLKPIGKKKLIEAVEDAVMVMEKQVRAGLIEKVVDKKIADASNKMDTTKDTIRKAMIYIDQNLKEEITLKDVAAQVHLNPSYFSVLFKEQVNLNFSEYVTRRRIQRAKELVLSTTLPINEIAEDVGYKTSKYFIKIFKEIEGMTPSAYRKTGNERAF; encoded by the coding sequence ATGGTGACTAAAAATATACTGATTGTGGATGATGAGCCGAGAACGAGACAAGGCTTGCAAAGGACACTTGAAAACTGGAACAACGGCGATTATGCCATCCTCACTGCGGAAAGCGGTGAGGATGTCCTGCGGATAGTCGAGGAAAAGAAGATTCATATTTTACTTTCTGATATCCGAATGCCTGAAATGACAGGATTGCAGTTATTGAAGACACTGAAGGAAAAAGGAATGGCTCCAGTAGTGATTGTGATTTCTGCTTACTCCGAATTTGAGTATGCACAGCAAGCGTTGAAGCTCGGTGTCGTCAATTACCTTTTAAAACCCATTGGGAAGAAGAAGCTGATTGAAGCCGTAGAAGATGCAGTGATGGTCATGGAGAAGCAAGTAAGGGCCGGATTGATTGAAAAAGTGGTGGACAAAAAAATAGCCGATGCCAGCAACAAGATGGACACGACCAAGGATACCATCCGCAAGGCCATGATCTATATTGACCAGAATTTAAAGGAAGAAATCACCCTGAAAGACGTTGCTGCTCAAGTACACTTGAACCCAAGCTATTTTAGCGTGCTGTTCAAGGAGCAAGTGAATCTGAATTTCAGTGAATATGTGACCAGACGCAGAATCCAGCGCGCAAAGGAATTAGTTCTTTCTACTACCCTCCCTATTAACGAAATAGCAGAAGATGTCGGCTATAAAACATCGAAATATTTCATTAAAATCTTCAAGGAAATTGAGGGCATGACACCTAGCGCTTACCGAAAAACCGGAAATGAAAGGGCTTTCTAA